In Morganella morganii, the following are encoded in one genomic region:
- a CDS encoding AzlD domain-containing protein, translating into MSWGLIFALTLMLFSLRFIFLIPGLPLRLPVFIQQALTYSAPCLLVAICAPIILLEEQQFRDISDNPYLWGTLFCIIAARLIKNTLLTVVLTLVFFYTLIYLF; encoded by the coding sequence ATGAGCTGGGGATTAATATTCGCACTGACACTGATGCTGTTTTCGCTGCGCTTTATTTTTCTGATTCCGGGATTACCGTTGCGGCTGCCGGTTTTTATTCAGCAGGCCCTGACCTATTCCGCGCCCTGTCTGCTGGTGGCTATTTGCGCACCGATTATATTACTGGAGGAACAGCAGTTCCGTGATATCAGTGATAATCCGTATTTATGGGGTACACTGTTCTGTATTATCGCCGCACGGCTGATTAAAAATACCCTGCTGACCGTGGTTCTGACGCTGGTATTTTTCTATACCCTGATTTATCTGTTCTGA
- a CDS encoding AzlC family ABC transporter permease — protein MTTTTDLPASPLKDFLTGALHMTPLNLAVVPWAILAGSMAVDSGLTFAQSVAMSAMVFAGAAQLVTLGLLNSGAGVITIIVSVFFITSQHLLYGLTLRPHVRPFSPLQRAGIGFLLTDELFAVSVAGRQRLSFAYLFGAGLSFYLVWVLVSILGIVLAHSISDLSQLRLDFSVVATLLAIVVPLIKSKSALAGALFSFVVTIILTRAGVQGSAVIAGVSAMLLAVLLGRKWGDVK, from the coding sequence ATGACAACAACCACAGATTTACCCGCCTCTCCGCTGAAAGATTTCCTCACCGGCGCACTGCATATGACCCCGCTCAACCTGGCCGTGGTGCCGTGGGCGATCCTTGCCGGATCGATGGCGGTAGACAGCGGCCTGACCTTTGCACAAAGTGTCGCGATGTCCGCAATGGTCTTTGCCGGTGCTGCCCAACTGGTAACACTCGGCCTGCTGAACAGCGGTGCCGGGGTGATCACCATTATCGTGTCCGTCTTTTTTATCACCTCACAACACCTGCTGTACGGGCTGACACTGCGCCCGCATGTGCGCCCTTTTTCCCCGCTGCAGCGGGCCGGTATCGGTTTTCTGCTGACGGATGAACTGTTTGCGGTCAGTGTCGCCGGGCGGCAGCGCCTGAGTTTTGCGTATCTGTTCGGCGCAGGACTGAGTTTTTATCTGGTCTGGGTGCTGGTCAGTATTCTCGGCATTGTGCTGGCACACAGCATCAGCGACCTGAGCCAGCTCCGGCTCGATTTTTCAGTGGTGGCGACATTGCTGGCGATTGTGGTGCCGCTGATCAAATCAAAAAGTGCACTCGCCGGGGCCCTGTTCTCCTTTGTGGTCACGATTATTCTGACCCGCGCCGGTGTACAGGGCAGCGCGGTGATTGCCGGCGTAAGCGCCATGCTGCTGGCCGTTCTGCTGGGGCGTAAATGGGGGGATGTAAAATGA
- a CDS encoding AraC family transcriptional regulator, whose translation MQSDGHCREQADYFHLDDFYGLGMISARYYQQKFSRHTHEGFCIGVIDEGVQQFFRTGSNHYAPTGDIILVNSDEIHTGSSALETGWAYRAIYPTPEMLDALMQDLKSADRGFVPWFSHAVVHDPGLAAQLRLLFDVLLKPDNRLLKGSLLLSTLAWLITRHNKKGFRPAEITPAGQRLQHIAEMMNSHPETDYSLDELAAMANLSPWYFLRQFRLRYGMPPHAWLIQARLRKARQLLQNGDRPADVSLQCGFTDQSHFTRHFKRAMGVSPGKFMQRR comes from the coding sequence ATGCAGAGTGACGGGCATTGCCGTGAACAGGCTGATTATTTTCATCTGGACGATTTTTATGGTCTGGGGATGATCTCTGCCCGTTACTATCAGCAGAAATTCAGCCGCCATACGCACGAAGGCTTTTGTATTGGTGTGATTGACGAAGGTGTTCAGCAGTTTTTCCGCACCGGCAGTAATCATTATGCCCCGACCGGCGATATCATTCTGGTGAATTCCGATGAAATCCACACTGGTTCATCGGCACTGGAAACCGGCTGGGCCTACCGTGCGATTTATCCGACACCGGAAATGCTGGATGCGCTGATGCAGGATCTCAAATCGGCCGATCGGGGCTTTGTCCCCTGGTTTTCTCACGCGGTGGTCCATGATCCCGGCCTTGCCGCACAGTTACGCCTGCTGTTTGATGTATTGCTGAAGCCGGATAACCGGCTGCTGAAAGGCTCCCTGTTGCTCTCAACCCTGGCCTGGCTTATCACCCGCCACAATAAAAAAGGCTTTCGCCCGGCGGAGATCACCCCGGCCGGTCAGCGCCTGCAGCATATTGCAGAGATGATGAACAGCCATCCGGAAACCGATTATTCCCTGGATGAACTGGCCGCAATGGCGAATCTCAGCCCGTGGTATTTTCTGCGCCAGTTCCGTCTGCGTTACGGCATGCCGCCCCACGCGTGGCTGATTCAGGCACGCCTGCGCAAAGCGCGTCAGCTGTTGCAAAATGGCGACCGCCCGGCGGATGTTTCTTTACAGTGCGGATTTACCGACCAAAGCCACTTTACCCGCCATTTTAAACGGGCAATGGGAGTCTCACCGGGCAAATTTATGCAGCGCCGCTGA
- a CDS encoding NUDIX hydrolase: protein MTAKMIDKLALITLKDGKVAMVRSHNKTLFYAPGGKREAGETDEQALCREIDEELTVTLKPDTITFYGEFTGQADGKQDGTQVRIRCYQAEFTGVLQPAAEIAELDWLDSRDLPRCSLVAALIVKDLAARKLIG from the coding sequence ATGACGGCAAAAATGATCGATAAACTGGCACTGATCACGCTGAAAGACGGCAAGGTAGCCATGGTCCGCTCTCATAACAAAACCCTGTTCTACGCGCCGGGCGGCAAACGCGAAGCCGGTGAAACTGACGAACAGGCTCTGTGCCGCGAAATTGACGAAGAACTGACGGTGACACTGAAACCGGACACCATCACGTTTTACGGGGAATTCACCGGTCAGGCGGACGGTAAACAGGATGGCACACAGGTGCGTATCCGCTGTTATCAGGCGGAATTTACCGGCGTACTGCAACCGGCCGCGGAAATTGCTGAACTGGACTGGCTGGACAGCCGTGATCTGCCCCGCTGTTCTCTGGTCGCGGCACTGATTGTGAAAGACCTGGCAGCACGGAAACTGATCGGCTGA
- a CDS encoding MFS transporter: protein MVCCLPQLTEQLQITAPQVGFLVSIYAVVVAITGPAITLMLGRYNRKTVLLVIMAIFIISNIAYAITHQYDVILFFRILPALTHAVFFAIALVVAANVVPPARSAHAIAIVFSGVAVGMVLGMPLSAFIAEMFTLNAAFWFGALTSVVAFTGIALFVPSLPVTQALKVREQLAILQRRDVWLSIAAVTLIFSAMFAGFSYIAGYLVTITGFSNNTTSALLVVFGISGYFGNFIFSRYLQRNVIKTTSLYPLLFILIYLAVWLCGPSLRLMVPVVVLWGILHTSGLIVSQTRLLREAGNTPEFANSLYIGFSNLGITLGAMAGGRMIRSFGVETIIWEGIAFAAAAFITIRLKVRQQAAHTVCRPLIW from the coding sequence TTGGTTTGCTGCCTGCCGCAACTGACGGAACAGTTGCAGATCACGGCACCGCAGGTCGGGTTTCTGGTCAGTATCTATGCTGTGGTGGTCGCCATTACCGGGCCTGCCATCACGCTGATGCTGGGGCGCTATAACCGCAAAACAGTTTTGCTGGTGATTATGGCGATTTTTATTATTTCCAATATCGCGTATGCCATTACGCATCAGTATGATGTGATTCTGTTTTTCCGTATTTTACCGGCACTGACGCACGCGGTATTTTTTGCTATTGCCCTGGTGGTGGCCGCCAATGTGGTGCCGCCTGCACGATCTGCCCATGCGATTGCCATTGTTTTTTCCGGGGTGGCTGTCGGCATGGTGCTGGGAATGCCGCTCAGTGCCTTTATTGCGGAAATGTTTACACTCAATGCTGCGTTCTGGTTCGGTGCGCTGACCAGTGTGGTTGCTTTTACGGGGATCGCGCTGTTTGTGCCGTCATTACCGGTGACACAGGCGCTGAAAGTGCGTGAACAGCTGGCGATTCTGCAACGTCGTGATGTATGGCTGAGTATTGCGGCAGTGACACTGATTTTTTCGGCGATGTTTGCAGGGTTCAGTTATATCGCCGGTTATCTCGTCACTATCACCGGTTTTTCCAACAATACGACCAGCGCATTATTGGTGGTGTTCGGCATCAGTGGTTATTTCGGCAACTTTATTTTCAGCCGGTATTTACAGCGCAATGTCATTAAAACCACGTCACTGTATCCGCTGCTGTTTATCCTGATTTACCTGGCGGTCTGGCTCTGCGGTCCTTCGCTGCGGCTGATGGTGCCGGTGGTGGTGCTCTGGGGAATACTGCATACGTCCGGGCTGATTGTCAGCCAGACCCGGCTGCTGCGTGAAGCCGGGAACACGCCGGAATTTGCCAACAGTCTGTATATCGGATTTTCCAATCTCGGGATCACCCTGGGCGCAATGGCCGGCGGGCGGATGATCCGCAGTTTTGGCGTTGAAACCATTATCTGGGAGGGAATTGCCTTTGCGGCGGCAGCCTTTATCACAATACGGCTGAAAGTCCGGCAACAGGCGGCACACACCGTCTGCCGGCCGCTGATTTGGTGA
- a CDS encoding helix-turn-helix domain-containing protein: MIFITENDYDEIINHHCDKSLMQKTDSFSGITAFVAAAQHGSFTAAADKLGITKSAAGRRCVPPVAGLSAVL; this comes from the coding sequence ATGATTTTTATCACAGAAAACGATTATGATGAAATCATTAACCATCACTGTGATAAATCGCTCATGCAGAAAACGGATTCTTTTTCCGGGATTACCGCCTTTGTCGCCGCTGCACAGCACGGCAGTTTTACTGCGGCAGCAGATAAACTGGGGATCACCAAATCAGCGGCCGGCAGACGGTGTGTGCCGCCTGTTGCCGGACTTTCAGCCGTATTGTGA
- a CDS encoding PhzF family phenazine biosynthesis protein, which yields MNTRIYQFYQVDVFSDVPLLGNALAVVVDADDMTDEEMHRFARWTNLSETTFLLKPQDPQADYRVRIFTPDGELPFAGHPTLGSCHVWKQHTGFSETRDIIQECAAGLITLRQSEQGTAFAAPPMINERDLTEDECNTVASAYGIPRSAILQAKYIDNGPAWAGVEVDSVARLLAITPDYAVLSQSGNNALYKIGVCARYPAGSDAALAVRAFINRRGAEDPVTGSLNAALAQWLISNGTLPPHYLARQGESVKRDGWLSVRQDADGIWVGGVVTDCIRGQVSLR from the coding sequence TTGAATACCCGCATTTATCAGTTTTACCAGGTCGATGTTTTTTCTGATGTACCGCTGCTCGGCAATGCGCTGGCGGTGGTGGTTGATGCAGATGATATGACGGATGAGGAAATGCACCGTTTTGCCCGCTGGACAAACCTCAGCGAAACCACCTTTTTGCTGAAACCGCAGGATCCGCAGGCTGATTACCGTGTCCGCATTTTCACCCCGGATGGTGAATTGCCGTTTGCCGGACACCCGACCCTGGGCAGTTGCCATGTCTGGAAGCAGCATACCGGTTTCAGTGAAACGCGGGATATCATTCAGGAATGTGCCGCCGGGCTTATTACGCTGCGTCAGTCTGAACAGGGAACTGCCTTTGCCGCACCACCGATGATTAACGAGCGGGATCTGACAGAAGACGAGTGCAATACGGTTGCATCGGCATACGGTATCCCCCGCAGTGCCATTTTGCAGGCAAAATATATTGATAACGGCCCGGCATGGGCAGGGGTTGAGGTGGATTCCGTTGCCCGCCTGCTGGCAATCACCCCGGATTATGCGGTGCTTAGCCAGTCAGGGAATAACGCGCTGTATAAAATCGGCGTGTGTGCACGGTATCCTGCGGGCAGTGATGCCGCACTTGCGGTAAGGGCATTTATTAACCGCAGGGGGGCGGAAGACCCGGTAACCGGCAGCCTGAATGCAGCACTGGCACAATGGCTTATCAGCAACGGCACATTGCCGCCGCACTATCTGGCGCGGCAGGGTGAAAGTGTGAAACGTGACGGCTGGCTGAGTGTCCGGCAGGATGCCGACGGGATCTGGGTCGGCGGTGTTGTGACAGACTGTATCCGGGGTCAGGTTTCACTGCGCTGA
- a CDS encoding TetR/AcrR family transcriptional regulator, producing MAQKGRPRNYDSAAALDKIMAQFWRKGYTATSLDELAAETDMRKPSLYAAFGNKERLYQLAMDRFGEIAQAHYSAALAPQTPGEPLAARLTRWLQATVTLYTGEHGPAGCMVLSTAAAEVYDPAIRKRLQEVIAAQEMMVLDCLNEEKTALHDPDCAPLLAKTLTAFLHSISLRARAGESAGQLAEMVRAGQMVLQSALTSPAA from the coding sequence ATGGCACAAAAAGGCAGACCCCGGAATTACGACAGTGCCGCCGCACTGGATAAAATCATGGCGCAGTTCTGGCGCAAAGGGTATACCGCAACGTCTCTCGATGAACTGGCCGCAGAAACGGACATGAGGAAACCCAGCCTGTACGCTGCTTTCGGTAATAAAGAACGGCTTTATCAGCTGGCAATGGACAGGTTCGGTGAAATCGCTCAGGCGCATTACTCCGCCGCACTGGCACCGCAGACGCCCGGTGAGCCGCTGGCCGCCCGCCTGACCCGCTGGTTACAGGCAACCGTCACCCTTTATACCGGAGAGCACGGCCCTGCAGGATGCATGGTGTTATCGACAGCCGCCGCCGAAGTGTACGACCCTGCCATCCGCAAGCGTCTGCAGGAAGTGATTGCGGCGCAGGAGATGATGGTGCTGGATTGTCTGAATGAAGAGAAAACTGCGCTGCACGATCCGGATTGCGCCCCGCTGCTGGCGAAAACACTGACTGCGTTCCTGCACAGTATTTCCCTGCGCGCCCGGGCCGGTGAAAGTGCCGGGCAACTGGCAGAGATGGTTCGTGCCGGTCAGATGGTATTGCAGTCTGCACTGACATCACCGGCGGCATAA
- a CDS encoding DJ-1/PfpI family protein, with protein MSDHDYAVETIYGLSTPSIQALIAAGRASQPALLKVGIFVCPGYMPMDINGAQSVFTIAGAEIYFIWKRRELVEGYIGWPTMPTMTFDECPDDLDVLVTGMVPPEVIEDPEVIRFFARAGQKAKYVIGTCYGSLILGTAGLLKGRRATSNSNVVPMLPDVGAVAVGGSDVVIDDTIYTSGPATGSFDASLLVLKALRGEELAALVELAIEYDPRPPFRTGSPQLAGPEMTAISQSMTAPLNRQYHEAAKRGYARYQQMIQD; from the coding sequence ATGTCTGATCATGATTATGCAGTTGAAACTATTTACGGGCTGAGCACGCCTTCCATTCAGGCGCTGATCGCTGCCGGACGCGCATCACAGCCCGCATTACTGAAAGTCGGCATTTTTGTCTGTCCGGGTTATATGCCGATGGATATCAACGGTGCGCAGTCTGTTTTTACGATTGCAGGGGCGGAAATCTATTTTATCTGGAAACGCCGGGAGCTGGTGGAGGGCTATATCGGCTGGCCGACGATGCCGACAATGACCTTCGATGAGTGTCCGGATGATCTGGATGTACTGGTGACCGGTATGGTGCCGCCTGAGGTGATTGAAGATCCGGAGGTGATCCGCTTTTTCGCGCGGGCAGGGCAAAAAGCAAAATATGTGATTGGCACCTGTTACGGTTCGCTGATACTGGGTACAGCCGGATTACTGAAAGGCAGAAGGGCAACCAGTAACAGTAATGTGGTGCCGATGCTGCCGGATGTCGGGGCTGTTGCCGTCGGCGGCAGTGATGTGGTGATAGACGATACTATCTACACCTCCGGCCCGGCTACCGGTTCGTTTGATGCCTCATTACTGGTGCTGAAAGCCCTGCGGGGTGAGGAACTGGCTGCGCTGGTTGAACTGGCGATTGAATATGACCCGCGCCCGCCGTTCCGCACCGGCTCCCCGCAACTTGCAGGGCCGGAAATGACCGCCATATCACAAAGTATGACCGCGCCGCTGAACCGGCAATATCACGAAGCGGCGAAACGGGGCTATGCCCGTTATCAGCAGATGATTCAGGACTGA
- a CDS encoding alpha/beta hydrolase family protein has protein sequence MIARYFRRTLAGLALLLLIAGLVLFFTSHLDDFDFDNAVAKELTFTSQGNRLSGTLLLPGNGHPAAVAVIIHGDGPQDRYSDNGYNPLFNTLLEAGIAVFSWDKAGIGNSQGNWLHQSMDDRAEEAVAALTLLQSLYQNTPVQIGFLGFSQAGWVIPAAAAQSQPDFSVIIGGAVNWRDQGQFYQGLRYAQQGKSPGDIKQLLAAEQAENDRIFGRNGSKDPAQRSDMTPDRFEFVVKNYLSDATPAIPQMNGRVLAVWGAEDLNVDARQNSCRYQSLLKDNPKTKVIVFPQAGHGLLQAPAYNYQLSSDWPVLRQWQFLYAGREAYHPGALSLITDWIKNKIPDLTAYYPVCQS, from the coding sequence ATGATAGCGCGTTATTTCCGCCGGACACTTGCCGGGCTTGCTCTGCTGTTACTGATTGCCGGACTGGTACTGTTTTTTACCAGCCATCTTGATGATTTTGATTTTGACAATGCAGTGGCAAAAGAACTGACCTTCACCTCACAGGGAAACAGGCTTTCCGGTACCCTGCTGCTGCCCGGCAACGGACATCCGGCAGCGGTTGCCGTGATAATCCACGGTGATGGCCCGCAGGACAGATATTCAGACAACGGATATAACCCGCTGTTTAATACCCTGCTGGAAGCCGGTATTGCAGTATTTTCCTGGGATAAAGCCGGTATCGGTAACAGTCAGGGAAACTGGCTGCATCAATCAATGGATGATCGCGCAGAGGAAGCCGTGGCCGCACTGACATTGCTGCAATCCCTTTATCAGAATACCCCGGTGCAGATTGGCTTTCTTGGTTTCTCCCAGGCAGGATGGGTGATCCCGGCAGCGGCGGCACAATCGCAGCCTGATTTTTCCGTGATTATCGGCGGTGCGGTGAACTGGCGGGATCAGGGACAATTTTATCAGGGGCTGCGCTACGCACAGCAGGGAAAATCGCCGGGAGACATTAAACAATTGCTGGCAGCAGAACAGGCAGAGAATGACCGGATATTTGGCCGCAATGGCTCAAAAGACCCGGCACAACGTAGTGATATGACACCCGACCGCTTTGAATTTGTGGTCAAAAATTATCTCAGTGATGCCACCCCGGCAATCCCTCAGATGAACGGGCGTGTGCTGGCGGTATGGGGCGCGGAAGATCTGAATGTCGATGCCCGGCAGAATTCCTGCCGTTATCAGTCACTTTTGAAAGATAATCCAAAGACAAAAGTCATTGTCTTTCCGCAGGCCGGGCACGGTTTATTACAGGCACCCGCCTATAATTATCAGCTCAGCAGCGACTGGCCGGTACTGCGCCAGTGGCAGTTTCTGTATGCCGGACGGGAAGCCTATCATCCGGGAGCATTGTCTCTTATCACTGACTGGATAAAAAACAAAATCCCGGATTTGACAGCCTATTACCCGGTTTGTCAGTCCTGA
- a CDS encoding serine hydrolase domain-containing protein, producing the protein MQTALNALTEGFSPDEPGVIVMVHTDNGATWYSCRGMADVATHTPVTPDTIFNLASVSKQFTAFSLLLLVQEGKVSLSDSVLSVLPELGEYARPVTLRYLLHHTGGLKDYMDLAFARKTGFYDPLTPQETLADLVSQTEADFPPGTRHDYSNTGYFLLSPVIERVSGQSFADFARERIFAPLEMNHTFIVEQYPAPQTIATGYGKAAGQWRISESPWTHTGDGAVHSSAADLMKWGENYRTARIGGTALIQQMAETLSPLTENGTPVTDYEPYAAGLHTLHHFGELSLEHAGGWMGTSTYFIRLTKSDTTIVALSNSEECDTETLARAAAAAFLRPAFPAMITVRGDEE; encoded by the coding sequence ATGCAAACGGCACTGAATGCGCTGACAGAAGGCTTTTCGCCGGATGAGCCCGGTGTTATCGTCATGGTACATACCGATAACGGCGCAACATGGTACAGCTGCCGGGGCATGGCGGATGTGGCAACCCACACGCCGGTAACACCGGACACTATTTTCAACTTAGCCTCCGTTTCCAAACAATTCACCGCATTTTCGCTGCTGTTACTGGTGCAGGAAGGTAAAGTTTCGCTCAGTGATTCTGTTTTATCTGTTTTACCGGAGCTGGGCGAATATGCACGTCCGGTGACATTACGCTACCTGCTGCACCACACCGGCGGCCTGAAGGATTATATGGATCTGGCTTTTGCCCGCAAAACCGGCTTTTATGATCCGCTGACACCACAGGAAACCCTGGCGGATCTGGTCAGTCAGACAGAAGCGGATTTTCCGCCCGGTACCCGTCATGATTACAGTAATACCGGCTATTTTTTGCTGTCTCCGGTTATTGAGCGGGTCAGCGGGCAGTCATTTGCTGATTTTGCCCGTGAACGGATTTTTGCACCGCTGGAAATGAACCATACTTTTATTGTTGAGCAATATCCGGCACCGCAGACCATTGCCACCGGCTACGGCAAAGCTGCCGGTCAGTGGCGGATTTCTGAAAGCCCGTGGACACACACCGGCGACGGCGCGGTACATTCCAGTGCCGCTGACCTGATGAAATGGGGCGAAAACTACCGCACTGCCCGTATTGGTGGTACTGCTCTGATACAACAGATGGCAGAAACCCTTTCCCCGCTGACAGAAAACGGCACACCCGTTACGGATTATGAGCCTTATGCTGCGGGGTTACATACCCTTCATCATTTCGGTGAGCTGAGTCTGGAACATGCCGGAGGCTGGATGGGTACCAGTACTTACTTTATCCGGCTGACAAAATCAGACACCACTATCGTCGCGTTATCCAACAGCGAAGAATGCGATACCGAAACGCTGGCCCGAGCCGCTGCTGCCGCCTTTCTCCGCCCTGCATTCCCTGCGATGATCACTGTTCGCGGGGACGAAGAATAA
- a CDS encoding LysR substrate-binding domain-containing protein — protein sequence MKITLEEMRAFIAVVDSGSVTAAAAQNGLTVSAISRALLRLEEKMNSTLLYRTTRRLKLSEEGALFLQKARDVVQLAQEAEDVLMNHKEIPSGTLRIDASTPVQLHVIAPLVTQFHERYPQIRLELTNYEGITNLLEKQTDIAFRFGPLADSSLHATLMGYTRQRILASPRYLQQHGEPKTPEDLAQHTLLGFIAPESLNTWPLYDGNKKGLKITPSLAASSGEIICNLARSGAGIACISDFVTHEMRENGEFRQVLTSYTYENKLPINAVYYRSQALSPRLRCFIDFVLQHSQCFKRTG from the coding sequence ATGAAAATCACCCTGGAAGAAATGCGGGCATTTATTGCCGTCGTTGACAGCGGCTCCGTCACAGCCGCTGCCGCACAAAACGGGCTGACCGTATCCGCCATCAGCCGCGCCCTGCTGCGTCTTGAAGAAAAGATGAACAGTACGCTGCTGTACCGCACCACGCGGCGGCTTAAACTGAGTGAAGAAGGCGCATTGTTCTTACAAAAAGCCCGTGATGTGGTGCAACTGGCACAGGAAGCGGAAGATGTGCTGATGAACCACAAAGAGATCCCCTCCGGCACACTGCGTATTGATGCCTCAACGCCAGTTCAGCTCCATGTGATAGCACCGCTGGTGACACAATTCCATGAACGTTATCCGCAAATCCGCCTTGAACTGACTAACTATGAAGGCATCACCAATTTACTGGAAAAACAAACCGATATCGCATTCCGCTTCGGTCCGCTGGCAGATTCTTCCCTGCATGCCACGCTGATGGGCTACACCCGCCAGCGGATTCTGGCCAGTCCGCGTTATCTTCAGCAGCATGGCGAACCGAAAACGCCGGAAGATTTGGCACAGCATACTCTGCTGGGATTTATCGCGCCGGAAAGCCTGAATACCTGGCCGCTGTATGACGGCAACAAAAAGGGACTGAAAATTACCCCGTCACTGGCTGCGAGCAGCGGGGAAATTATCTGCAATCTGGCACGTTCCGGCGCGGGAATTGCCTGTATTTCCGATTTTGTGACACACGAAATGCGCGAAAACGGGGAATTTCGTCAGGTTCTGACATCATACACTTATGAAAACAAACTACCGATTAATGCGGTGTATTACCGCAGTCAGGCACTTTCTCCCCGGCTGCGCTGTTTTATCGACTTTGTTCTGCAACACAGCCAGTGTTTTAAACGTACCGGTTAA
- a CDS encoding MFS transporter, which produces MRTNTALLSLSVGAFAIGATEFSPMGMLPEIAGSLAVSIPAAGMLVVVYALGVMLGAPVMTLLLIRRSPKAALIFLMSIFTAGNVLSALAPDYNTLLFARFITSLNHGAFFGIGAMVATRVVAKGKEAGAIAGMFMGLTIANIGGVPAITKLSQMLGWRESFFVVSLLGLLTMAALLRSLPRNMQGQELNLRRELQVLTRPAVLLAMLCTVLGASAMFTFYTYIAPALTFISSVPETQISIMLVLVGLGFTLGNYLGGVWANRSVSRTLYGLFALLALTMVLFPLMARDTVTAGIMLVIWGAASFGIVPPLQVKVMQVASEAQALASSVNIGAFNLGNAVGAALGASVLANGGDYAGVSYAGAAVAAAGLVVLRITLRRTKSQKPASDAEQCTTI; this is translated from the coding sequence ATGCGAACAAATACTGCTCTGTTATCCCTGTCTGTCGGCGCGTTTGCTATCGGGGCAACGGAATTTTCCCCGATGGGTATGCTGCCGGAAATTGCCGGGTCACTGGCTGTTTCCATTCCTGCCGCCGGGATGCTGGTTGTGGTGTATGCACTGGGCGTGATGCTGGGTGCTCCGGTGATGACGTTACTGCTGATCCGGCGTTCGCCCAAAGCGGCACTGATTTTCCTGATGAGCATCTTTACGGCAGGTAATGTGCTGTCGGCACTGGCGCCGGATTACAATACACTGCTGTTTGCCCGCTTTATCACCAGTCTGAATCACGGCGCGTTTTTCGGCATCGGTGCGATGGTGGCGACACGGGTGGTAGCCAAAGGCAAAGAAGCCGGGGCGATTGCAGGTATGTTTATGGGGCTGACCATTGCCAATATCGGCGGCGTTCCGGCGATCACCAAACTGTCTCAGATGCTGGGCTGGCGTGAATCCTTCTTTGTGGTCAGTCTTCTCGGCCTGCTGACAATGGCGGCGCTGTTGCGATCACTGCCGCGTAATATGCAGGGACAAGAACTTAATCTGCGCCGTGAATTACAGGTACTGACCCGTCCGGCGGTATTACTGGCAATGTTGTGTACTGTGCTGGGTGCCAGTGCCATGTTTACGTTTTATACCTATATTGCCCCCGCACTGACCTTTATCTCGTCTGTGCCGGAAACGCAGATCAGCATCATGCTTGTTCTGGTCGGACTGGGCTTCACACTGGGGAATTATCTGGGCGGTGTATGGGCAAACCGTTCGGTTTCCCGCACATTGTACGGATTATTTGCACTGCTGGCGCTGACGATGGTTCTGTTTCCGCTTATGGCCCGTGACACTGTCACTGCGGGGATTATGCTGGTTATCTGGGGAGCGGCCAGTTTTGGTATCGTTCCGCCGCTTCAGGTAAAAGTGATGCAGGTAGCCTCAGAAGCGCAGGCGCTGGCCTCATCAGTCAATATCGGTGCCTTTAATCTCGGCAATGCAGTCGGTGCCGCGCTGGGCGCATCGGTGCTGGCAAACGGTGGTGATTATGCCGGTGTCAGTTATGCAGGGGCAGCGGTAGCCGCCGCCGGATTAGTGGTGCTGCGGATAACCTTACGCCGGACAAAATCGCAGAAGCCTGCTTCAGATGCAGAGCAATGCACGACTATATAA